The Blastomonas sp. SL216 DNA window TCATATTCGGACACGTCGAGACCTTCGGACACCATCGCGTCATAGACCTGCTGGCGGAAGTTGAGCGTCCAGTTGAACGACGGCGAGTTATTGTAGACCAGCTTCGCATTGGGAACGACTTCGCGGATGCGGTCCATCATGCCAGCGATCTGCTCGACATGCGGCTTTTCGGTCTCGATCCACAGTAGGTCGGCGCCGTTCTGCAAGCTGGTGATGCTGTCGAGCACGCAGCGGTCCTCGCCAGTGCCTTCGCGGAACTGGAACAGGTTGCTGGGCAGGCGCTTGGGACGCAGCAGCTTGCCATTGCGGTTGAGGATGACATCGCCGTTGCGCGCAGTGGCGGGGTCGATCTCTTCGCAATCGAGGAAGCTGTTATACTGGTCGCCGATGTCGCCCGGCTCGTGGCTGACGGCAATCTGCTTGGTCAGGCCCGCGCCCAGCGAGTCGGTGCGCGTGACGATGATGCCATCCTCGACGCCCAGTTCCAGGAATGCATAACGGCAGGCACGGATCTTCGCGAGAAAGTCCTCGTGCGGCACGGTGACCTTGCCGTCCTGGTGACCGCACTGCTTTTCGTCCGACACCTGGTTTTCGATCTGCAGCGCGCAGGCACCGGCTTCGATCATCTTCTTGGCGAGCAGATAGGTGGCTTCCGCATTGCCGAAGCCGGCATCGATATCGGCGATGATCGGCACGACATGCGTCTGGAAATTCTCGACCTGGGCGAGCAGTTCCTGTTCCTTGGCGGTGTCGCCTGCGGCGCGCGCCTTGTCGATGCCGCTGAACAGCAGGTCAAGCTCGCGGGCATCGGCCTGGCGCAGGAAGGTGTAGAGCTCTTCGATCAGCGCGGGCACGCTGGTCTTTTCGTGCATCGACTGGTCGGGCAGCGGACCGAAATCGCTGCGCAGCGCGGCGACCATCCAGCCCGACAGGTACAGATAGCGGCGCTTGGTGGTGCCGAAATGCTTCTTGATCGAGATCATCTTCTGCTGCGCGATGAAACCGTGCCAGCAGCCCAGCGACTGGGTGTACTGCGCAGGATCGGCATCATAGGCGGCCATGTCTTCGCGCATGATCTTGGCGGTATAGCGCGCGATGTCGAGGCCTGTGCGGAAGCGGTTCTGCAGCTGCATGCGCGCCACCGATTCCGGATTGATGCCGGTCCAGCGGCCCTGCTTGCTGCCGACGAGCTGTTCGTTTGCGCGGATTTGATCGGTATAGGACATGGCGTCTTTCCTCATTGCGAATCAGACGGTGTCACAAATTGACACCTCATGAGAGTTGGATACGCCGATCCGGCGCTGACGACCGCAAAATAGCGCAAAATTCTTGTAGTTTTGCGCCAGGTGCGAACAAGCCGCGTGTCAAACTGTAAATTTAATTACAAATGACCGCGACGTTAACCATATGGAAGGCGCGGCATGCTAACCCGCTCTTCATGACGGCCATGACAGATCCTGCGGCCAGTGCCGATCGTGCTGCCCTTGCGGACAGCCCCTTCACGCGCACGCGGCTGGCGATAGCGATCCTGGCGGTGCTGGCGATGCTGGCGATCGTCTCGGCAATCTTCTTCCAGGCGCCGCAGCTGGTCGGCGCGACCAAGATCCTGACCGATTACGATGCGTTCCATGTTGCCGGGCGGCTGGCGCTGGAGGGCCGCGCCGACGATGCCTATCGGCTGGAGAGCATGTTCGCCGCGCAGGAAGAATTTACCGGCAAGCGCTCGTTCATGCCCTGGACCTATCCGCCGCCCTTCACGCTGTTCGTGGCGATGCTCGCCAACCTCCCGGTAGGCGTCGGATTTCTGCTGTTCACCGGGCTGACTTTTGCCTTCTATCTCCATGTCGTCCACCGAATCGCAGGCCGCTTCACGCCGGGGGTGCTGATGCTGATGCTGCCGACCTTGCTGCTGCTGACGCGCACGGGGCAGAACGGCTTCCTGACCGGGGGGCTGATCGGGATGTTCCTGCTCGCCTTTCTGAACCGCCAGCCCGGAGCGGGGCTGCCGCTGGGGCTGATGGTGATCAAGCCGCATCTGGCCGTGGGCATCACGCTGATGACGCTGGCCGAGCGGCGCTGGCAGTCGGTGATGATCGCCGCGCTCACCGTGATCACGCTGCTGCTCGCCGCGACCGCCGCGCTCGGGCCCGAGGTCTGGTCGGGCTTTATCGATGGCATCGCGGAATCGGGCACCTATCTGCGCGACGGCTATTACCCTTTGTTCCGCATGACATCGCTTTATGCCACCGCGCACACGCTGGGCGCAGGCCCCGGCATGGCGATGGTGATCCAGGCCGCAGGCGCGCTGAGCGCCATCGCTGCACTGCTATGGCTGTGGCGGCGCGGCACCAGCGGCAACCGGCTGGCCGCCGCGATCTGCTGCGCATCGCTGTTCATCAGCCCCTATAATTATGATTACGACCTGACCATCCTGGGCCTGGCCATAGCCTTTGTGCTGCCCGAGCTGGCAGAGCGCACCCGACCGGCCGAACAGACCACGCTGTTCGCGCTGACCTGGATCGCCACCGGCTATGGGCTGGGCGTGTCGATCACCATGCCCGAAAATTCGGTGGTGCGGCTGGGTGATCCCGAAAGCGGTGCCCGGTCGCTGTCGCTGATGGCACCGATGCTGCTGCTGGTGATCGCGCTGGCAACCCTGGCGCTGCGGCGCGCGCCGCTTGGCAGTCCAGCGCAGGATGACAGCGACGCGCAGGTCCAGGGGCGCATGCCCGCCGCGTGACAGTGGCGCGATATGCGATCTTGATCTGCTGCACCGCAGCATTATATCGAGTCGCGCGGTGTCCCCCCACATGCTCCTGCCCCGGCAGAGCCCCAGCCTCCATGGAATGTCCCCGATGATCGCCAGAACCCTTGCGAGCCTTGCCCTGATTCTGAGTGCAGGCACGCCCGCCTTTGCCCAGGCCGTGGCCGACCAGCCGCCCGCGCCGAAGCCCGCCGAGAGCGAAGACAAGGCCCCGGCCAAGCCCGGCCCCACGCCGGAACAGCTGCGTCTGCTCGCCACCGCCACCGCCATGGCGCAGTCGGTTTTCGCCAAGGATTTCTACATGACCGTGGGCCTCGGCGCGGGCATGGTGCCCAGCTATGAGGGGTCGGACCAATATGTCTTCTTCCCCGCACCGGTCGTCCAGGGCAGCTACAAGGGCTATAATTTCGGTGCGCGCGGTCCCGGCCTGTTCGTCGACCTGATCAAGGACCCGGTGCTGCCCAAGGTGGAGTATATTGCCGGGCCCGTGGTTCGCGTTCGACTGGAGCGGAACAACCGTATCCGCGACGCGGTGGTCAAGCGGCTGGGGGATTTCCCGATCGCGCTGGAAATGGGCGCGACCGGCGGCATCAAGATCAATCGCATCTTCAACCGCTTCGACAGCATCACCATCCAGACCGATGCGCTGTTCGATGTCTCCGGGGTGCATTCCGGTGCGCTGGTGACGCCGCAGGTCAGCTATAACCGGCTGCTCGGCACCAAGGGCGTGATCAACCTGTCCGCCTCGGCCGATTTCGTCGATGGTGATTATGCCGATACCTATTTCAGCATCGATGCAGCTGGCAGCCGCGCATCGGGCCTGCCGCGCTATCGCGCAGGCGGTGGCCTCAAGTCGCTCCAGACATCGGCCCTTGTCGGCATCGATCTTTCGGGTAACGCGCTCGATGGCGGCTGGGGTGCGTTCGTGCTGGGCAGCTATTCGCGGCTGCAGGGCGATATTGCCGACAGCCCGATCGTCGCCATTCGCGGCGATGCCGACCAGTTCTTTGGCGGCGTCGGCCTCACCTATACCTTCTGACATTATGCCGCCCCCGCGCCGCCCGATGGCCGCGCGGGGGCCGGCAGTCAGTTGTTGCCGCTGATCAGATCACCAAAACTGCCGAGGGCAGAGCCTTCGCCCCGCGTCTGGCCGCCCCGGCTGCCCGCCGCTGCCAGCATCCGGCCTGCCAGGCGCGAAAAGGGCAGCGACTGGATCCACACATGGCCGGGTCCGCGCAGCCGCGCGAAGAACAGCCCCTCTCCGCCGAACAGCGAGGTCTTGATGCCGCCGGCCGAGACCAGGTCAAAATCCACATTGCCGGTAAATGCCGCGATACAGCCGGTGTCGACATGCAGTTCCTCGCCGGCGCGCAGTTCGCGCTCGACGATCGTGCCCCCCATCTGCGCGAACACCATGCCATCGCCTTCCAGCTTCTGCATGATGAAGCCTTCGCCGCCGAACAGGCCGGTGAGGATACGCTTCTGGAAATGGATGCCGATCGACACGCCCTTGGCCGCTGCGAGGAAGCTGTCCTTCTGGCAGATCAGCCGGCCGCCATATTGCGACAGGTCGATGGGCAGGATCGATCCCGGCACCGGCGCGCCAAAGGCAACGCGCGCCTTGCCCGAGCCGGTATGCGTGAACACGGTGGTGAACAGGCTCTCACCCGTCACCAGCCGCTTGCCCGCTCCCAGCAGCTTGCCCATGAAGCCGCCGCCCTGATCGTCGCTGCCGTCGCCGAACACGGTGGTCATCTCGATCGAAGGGTCCTTCCACACCATCGATCCGGCCTCGGCCACGGCGCTCTCGCCGGGATCGAGCTCGATCTCGACAAACTGCAGTTCCTGGCCCTTGATCTCGAAATCTATCTCATGCGCGGGCATGTCCGTCTCCTGTGGGTATAAGCTGAAGCGACCCTAATGCCTGGCCATGACCGCAGCAATGCGGTGGGTCATAGGCGGGACGAATGTTCAGGGTCCAGCCCATGCGGCATGGTGCCATGAATTGGCGCTGATCAGCTGGAGAGATAGACGTACCAGGCGATCAGCAGCACGACCCGCGGGGCGAAAGATGATCCGGTCAGCGCGGCGAGCACTATGGCGGCTATCGAAGCAGCTCCGCCGGTCGTCACCGCCAGCGCCAGCGGCTCGCCCGATCCGCGCGCGACCGCAGCGGGCAGCGCCAGCAGCAGCGCCCAGCCGGTTCCCGCCACCACAAAGGCCGCGCGCCGCATCATCGGCGACAGGGCGGTGGTCGCAGCCAGCTTGAGCAGCCCGCGTGCCTCGCTGCGCCCGGCATGCGCGCACAGCCCGAAGATCAGCAGCAGCAGCGCCGCCGGGCTGCCCATATGGCGATAATCCCCGCCCAGCCCCATCAGCGCCACCGCAGCGGCGAGCAGCAGGAACAGGCGTCCTGCTCCGACCAGGCGGAATTCGGCGCGCACCAGCCCCAGCGCGGGCGATCCGGCCAGCCGGGCAGCGGGCGCATCGACGCGCGCCGCCGGAGGTGGCCCTGCGGACAGCAGCCTGGCGATCCGGCCCTGACCGGCCTTGCGCCTGCCGACGCGATGCGGGCGATATATCAGCCCCGCGATCAGCACCATCGCCACCGCAATCCCGATCCAGGCCAGCCGCGCGGCGATATAGCCCGGCGCGTGCAGCCCGGCGCGCACGTCCAGGTCGATGCGGCCGGGCTTCAGGGTGGCCGGGTCGACTCCGCCGATCTGGACGTTCATCTCGCCTGCCGGCTCGGGACCTGCCAGCGGG harbors:
- a CDS encoding isocitrate lyase, which codes for MSYTDQIRANEQLVGSKQGRWTGINPESVARMQLQNRFRTGLDIARYTAKIMREDMAAYDADPAQYTQSLGCWHGFIAQQKMISIKKHFGTTKRRYLYLSGWMVAALRSDFGPLPDQSMHEKTSVPALIEELYTFLRQADARELDLLFSGIDKARAAGDTAKEQELLAQVENFQTHVVPIIADIDAGFGNAEATYLLAKKMIEAGACALQIENQVSDEKQCGHQDGKVTVPHEDFLAKIRACRYAFLELGVEDGIIVTRTDSLGAGLTKQIAVSHEPGDIGDQYNSFLDCEEIDPATARNGDVILNRNGKLLRPKRLPSNLFQFREGTGEDRCVLDSITSLQNGADLLWIETEKPHVEQIAGMMDRIREVVPNAKLVYNNSPSFNWTLNFRQQVYDAMVSEGLDVSEYDRAQLMDAKYDDTELGIAADKRIRTFQADGSRRAGIFHHLITLPTYHTAALSTDNLAKEYFGEAGMLGYVLGVQRQEIRQGIACVKHQNMSGSDIGDAHKEYFAGEAALKAGGVNNTMNQFG
- a CDS encoding glycosyltransferase family 87 protein; amino-acid sequence: MTDPAASADRAALADSPFTRTRLAIAILAVLAMLAIVSAIFFQAPQLVGATKILTDYDAFHVAGRLALEGRADDAYRLESMFAAQEEFTGKRSFMPWTYPPPFTLFVAMLANLPVGVGFLLFTGLTFAFYLHVVHRIAGRFTPGVLMLMLPTLLLLTRTGQNGFLTGGLIGMFLLAFLNRQPGAGLPLGLMVIKPHLAVGITLMTLAERRWQSVMIAALTVITLLLAATAALGPEVWSGFIDGIAESGTYLRDGYYPLFRMTSLYATAHTLGAGPGMAMVIQAAGALSAIAALLWLWRRGTSGNRLAAAICCASLFISPYNYDYDLTILGLAIAFVLPELAERTRPAEQTTLFALTWIATGYGLGVSITMPENSVVRLGDPESGARSLSLMAPMLLLVIALATLALRRAPLGSPAQDDSDAQVQGRMPAA
- a CDS encoding MipA/OmpV family protein, whose product is MIARTLASLALILSAGTPAFAQAVADQPPAPKPAESEDKAPAKPGPTPEQLRLLATATAMAQSVFAKDFYMTVGLGAGMVPSYEGSDQYVFFPAPVVQGSYKGYNFGARGPGLFVDLIKDPVLPKVEYIAGPVVRVRLERNNRIRDAVVKRLGDFPIALEMGATGGIKINRIFNRFDSITIQTDALFDVSGVHSGALVTPQVSYNRLLGTKGVINLSASADFVDGDYADTYFSIDAAGSRASGLPRYRAGGGLKSLQTSALVGIDLSGNALDGGWGAFVLGSYSRLQGDIADSPIVAIRGDADQFFGGVGLTYTF
- a CDS encoding TIGR00266 family protein yields the protein MPAHEIDFEIKGQELQFVEIELDPGESAVAEAGSMVWKDPSIEMTTVFGDGSDDQGGGFMGKLLGAGKRLVTGESLFTTVFTHTGSGKARVAFGAPVPGSILPIDLSQYGGRLICQKDSFLAAAKGVSIGIHFQKRILTGLFGGEGFIMQKLEGDGMVFAQMGGTIVERELRAGEELHVDTGCIAAFTGNVDFDLVSAGGIKTSLFGGEGLFFARLRGPGHVWIQSLPFSRLAGRMLAAAGSRGGQTRGEGSALGSFGDLISGNN